One Brassica rapa cultivar Chiifu-401-42 unplaced genomic scaffold, CAAS_Brap_v3.01 Scaffold0631, whole genome shotgun sequence genomic window, TTAGTAGGATCAGTGCTAGGATCTTCATCAAAGAACAGTctgctctcacccttatcaccatgctccttctctggaacaaccttcagcttttctacatcaaacactgagatgcgagaggcgtgtgatgaggaagatctggtgggtacagccttgtagaaaactttcttgttgatgttggagaagcagactctcttgttgggcatatcgatggttgctccaacagtagccatgaatgtccttccaaatatcaaaggcatctcatgatctttgttcatctcaacaacctgaaactcagcaggaacaatgcattcccctacttgaacatgaaggctgcggatggttccatatgggactgctctggaagagtttgcaaaggtcagggtcaactgagaacgctcaacatcagcaatacccaaatcgtctacaatagcctttgagatgagattcacacaagaaccagagtcacaaagagcgtctttgaaggttgttcctgcgatggaacatgggaaaacaaactttccaggatcatcaaccttaggcaatacCTTCAGTGCTGGCGTATTCAGTGCTCTGGTATAGAggaccttgatctcctcttgagtctctctacagtgtttaaagaactggagcaatggacgaatctgcagagcatcttcgaatgcaagttctttaggaagccttctcaccatcttgttaaaacctatcagctgctcttcactaatgggatccttcagatgtctaggtggaattggatagggAACCTTGGGAACATAGACTCGAGATGGTGGAGTCTCAGCAGGTTCGCTAGGAGCAGTCACTCCAGAGCTAGCAGACTGCTCTGCTCTCTCTTCTGCGCCTGGAGCAGTCTCAGCGAACGGCTGCTCTATTGCATTACAGTGCTCAGTCCtaggatttttatcagttcttccagggagcgtctcttgttgcctcttgacactctcagctgtttgagcaagctgaacatcgatctttctcatatggatcgcaagattgtcatacttgttattcagctcagtgaacatgttgcccatcctggtgtcaatttctgtggttacctgattcaacaccttggcctgaacctgctgaccctgcaacagttgttgcatcatcatacccagaccCTTCAGCTCATCTGGTTGACTGTTCTCGGTAGCTGGAACAACATGCGgattgctctgcggttgtcgTTGGTTCTGGTTCTGAATATGCCCGGCTGTAGGTTGCTCCATGCTGAAGACGTGTccttggttgtttttcagtagctgatcaaccttggcagctagctcatctattttctgggcgtcagaactgtttcctttcttggagcaatcactctcctctttcttattagctgagctagcagccatgttctcaatcagcttaaacgctccagcagtggtttgagtcatgaagtctccattgctcgcagagtttagagcaccttggtatttccagtccactccatcatagaaaatgtccaggatataatcatcatcaaatccatggtgaggacattctctgcgatagtcattgaagcgctcccatgcgtcgcagaaaagctcatcagtgagctgtctgaaggaggtgatcttgttcctcaatgcagctgttctcgccttagagtagaaatggctgaggaacgctgatcggacctgttcccatgaagtgagagagccggtagggagagagttcaaccaccgtgcagcttttccatcaagagagaatgggaataa contains:
- the LOC117130668 gene encoding uncharacterized protein LOC117130668; protein product: MTQTTAGAFKLIENMAASSANKKEESDCSKKGNSSDAQKIDELAAKVDQLLKNNQGHVFSMEQPTAGHIQNQNQRQPQSNPHVVPATENSQPDELKGLGMMMQQLLQGQQVQAKVLNQVTTEIDTRMGNMFTELNNKYDNLAIHMRKIDVQLAQTAESVKRQQETLPGRTDKNPRTEHCNAIEQPFAETAPGAEERAEQSASSGVTAPSEPAETPPSRVYVPKVPYPIPPRHLKDPISEEQLIGFNKMVRRLPKELAFEDALQIRPLLQFFKHCRETQEEIKVLYTRALNTPALKVLPKVDDPGKFVFPCSIAGTTFKDALCDSGSCVNLISKAIVDDLGIADVERSQLTLTFANSSRAVPYGTIRSLHVQVGECIVPAEFQVVEMNKDHEMPLIFGRTFMATVGATIDMPNKRVCFSNINKKVFYKAVPTRSSSSHASRISVFDVEKLKLVPEKEHGDKGESRLFFDEDPSTDPTKFRGNSRVKQKVQKKRVKGDPTVTLIPLKCDENSIEYEVKCKGTSKPFSKVRAILTHELKEKGEAAVKGLLSRVLKLNMSDCGACFRTGPPAQPD